AGATAAGGAAATAAAGGtcattctttttcaaatttttaactcttttcaacaaaatatttttaaaaaggtatttaCAATATCTATTCGTGTATCTactataattatgatattttgtttttgtttataatcttaattgattgattttgtAGTATAATAATACTAAGGAagcaaaaaagtaaaaaaaaaaacacaacccGTCAAATACAATAGATTTCCGAATATCTACTATTATAATATTTTGCGTTTGTTTATATTATTCTTTATATACATGATTGATTTTGTAGTATAATAGTAAGGAAGCAAAAATATAATAACCTCTATTTCTGAATTCAAAGAAAAAGTTGTAACACATGTGTAACATATCTTGTAATTACTGTTTTAGGTCTATCCTAGACTTTATCATTTTCTGCTTCTGGAATCGGAAGAAGAGAGGTCAAAAGTTTTGGATGACATCATAAACTGGTTTGATAAGCAAATGCAAACCATTTAGGAATTGTTAAGATTTAACAAAAAACAAGAGAAGGAATTGATCTTATTTTTTACTTGTTGGTATTCGACTTTGTGTATCTTTCATTGCTCTCTCTTGTaggtttttcaaaaataaaataaactagactcttgttgctatagcaacaaaaaggtcttccgttccttatgttttaatctgtacaaaaagtccatttctcttgtaaacagaaaatggatataacatatactgtaaaggaattccaaagaaataaaaaaaaaacaaaagacaaaatgtcaatttttgagtactttctgtgacgaccggaagttacgccggatcattTAGAACATAGTGAtcatatcttcatacattgttttgtctttcctcgaagttttgatgttcaagtttttgtaagttataatatctctttgagaaaaggtttttagtctcggtaccggaaacgaactaacggaagtgatttaagaaattaaaagaaaatgttttagtacatttacctacggtacgtttatattaaaacaatattaaaacattaaaaataataaaacaatattaaaacaaatctaaagttaaaaaaaaaaaacttctattcTTTGAACGCTTCAAGTGAGAACCGAAAatgacgtacgaccaaatgaaacccgttaaacacatgttcaatcaaatgttaattatacatataaattttgtttcttgatctctcacagtttctgagatcttgtgtgtactttgttttttaaaaagaaggctacctgagatatttgagatgtctcaccggaagtagaacttttgttgtttatttctaatGTGTATATGaccttttttatttctatagcttaaatgttacttccaAGCTAATAaaccaaatatttaaaaaaaatcaaaattgggtgtacttcctgtgacgaccggaagttacgccggataaaacaaactaatgtgaacccatgtacatacatagatctatcatcccacaatgTTTGGCTGTTCAAATTGTTACCGTTTTTAAGATCCCgacgaaataaggttttttgtctcgggacaggaaacggacaaacggaagtgctcaatgtaaattgtattaaatatttcttgtatacctGCCTTTTGTACGTAATTGGTAATTAAAAATACTTATAATATctaaggaaaacagttaaactgataaacagctcgatttgtttgaactcttcctgtgtggaccggaagtgacggaagaccaaatgaaaccggttaaacacatcttaaatcaaatgtctatcattcatgaaagtttcatgatttaatcatttatagtttctgagatctcgcgggtacaaaatgtgttttaaaaaagctacctgagataattgagatatctcaccggaagtagaatttttttgttgatataacacgcatagataacttatgtatagaattatagttttaagtttattctatggaaaagaaattcaatgcgtaaaaacaataatttttgaagtgcttccggtgacgaccggaagttacaacgaacaaaacaaaatactttaaacacatctacaactataggtctatcatcccacaaagtttgggtgttcaaaactttaccgtttttgagatctcgaggtgacaagctttttcaatgcgggacaggaaacggacgatcggaaatgaattttgaaaaaatgaaaaaaacgcctagagatattatcattgtctttcatttcagaaattttcaaaaatatctatccagccatttccgagaaatcttgtggacaaaaaaaggaaaaaaaaataataataactagacacgatctcgttgcgagcaacgaggaggtcttccgtccgatttttagaagaggaaatgaccttgccttttatcttcatcaacgaaacatatcaggaaatgcagatgtgatctaaaagagcggtggatgaaggattatacaccccgttggatccctaatttaaaggaccagccccattttatttcatattaaataagaggtcttttgacctaatatcaggtctaatgacctgtaataaaaagaaatcgaAGAAAAAATAGAGGGTttgcctttgtaaacggaagaccctaataacaataagaatagaagggtcttccgctgaagacggaagaccctaatactaaaagactgttttttgtctaaatcttaattgaagagtgtttttcaactggTACTACAGTACAACagcccttttatgttgaatattttagtaagaaaattaaataaaaggagagaaagaaatagagagaaagaagaaatcttggctccggcgagattagaacacacagcctttgcatgtgtttcaaaacatggctgacgcgaaataattcccgaatttgtctttgaatttgaggcgtttccgcccgggagaagagctgagtttttgtatgagatggaAAGCAACGTGTAAGATTGCTGACTATTTAGGTTTGGTAAGAGTGCGAtgtcatttaaaatattgatgcgtgtttgtgtctggaggggggggggggggggggtgaaaagacccgagcttgattttcgtcttaaataaatcaaaaatagaattttgaggtgtggatctcggattcggttaacaacattaggggaagtcctaaaacaatgactgatgcattttacccatgtatttcagtgttgataaatttttttcgtgtcgtttactattatgtttgactggtTTTTtgcagcaggattgataaaatttgataaaattaatgtagaaataacgaaatcagtaacacgtaaatttattcggtaaaactTTGATGACAGTAGTTTCACAGTTTTAatattcataagtagttcacacgctatcgtagatacagactaaacggaaaacaagaaatatacatgcaacagaaatattatgcggctgcttacatcccttgtactgtgtaaattttaagtccccgtacaggctagctatactcgccgtttgatctcaggaatttcttcttaatttttcaatccgctgcatatttggcagacaataagaatagggtccgaggtacatttacataaaatttcattaggattgagtgaggggctcgggagttagattttttttctacagtacatgtcaagcacgccaatcgaaactcaaatgcccaaaaattcataactctcttaaaaatgaacgaataaggtcattagtacagtaatctagaattgaactaggttgaaaataaaggttcaagatgaaagatccagtaaaatcaggccagaaaaactaaatgattttgtgaataggaaggtggggggggggggttcggtgcgtgtactgtgtaaatttaatttccacgtttaggcaataagcgccgtttaatctcaggaatttcgtcttaattgttcaatccgctgaatatttgacagacaataagaatgcattttcgctagccaagtgtccgattcgtttttcagaaaacgaatcggacacttggctagcgaagatgataagaatggggtccgaggtttattttcacgaattttcattagaattgagtgaagggcttgggagttagaaaTTTTTTTACAGCGCATCATGGtgcatgtcaaacacgacaattgaaactcaaatgccaaacaatttcataactctgttaataaggaacgaattggtctggtaattagtacagtaatctaaaatggtacttagttgaaattaaaggcccaagatcaaagatcaagtaaaatcgggccagaaaaactaaatgattttgtgaataggaaggtggggggggggggggggtcggtgcgtgtactgtgtaaatttgatttccacgtttaggcaataagcgccgtttaatcttAGAAATTTCGTCttgattgttcaatccgctgaaTATTTGACAAACAATAAGAATGCATCTTCGTtagccaagtgtccgattcgtttttcagaaaacgaatcggacacttggctagcgaagatgataagaatggggtccgaggtttattttcacgaattttcattaggattgagtgaagggcttgggagttagaatttttttttacagtgcaTCATGGtgcatgtcaaacacgacaattgaaactcaaatgccaaaaacttcataactctgttaataaggaacgaattggtctggtaattagtacagtaatctaaaatGGTACTtcgttgaaattaaaggcccaacatcaaagatcaagtaaaatcgggccagaaaaactaaatgattttatgaattgggatggggggggggggggtggtcggtGACATCtttattaaacgtagaatattaaattctaaatatcacatattatacaatttctaaacaaaatacatatgttagaacattGTATAAGCGCTGTATAAGCCACTGTaccattgatttgaaatttaaaatctcaaaatcttaattatgatatcttctttaatatttacttttattcttatatatgtATAGCATTAACATTAGGTACACGGAGAAGAATGCAACAGGTCAAAAcgtttgaaatgggcgggaacatattgacgcggacgtctgagaaaacactGGATTGAAACTGTTGTTATAAGAAGCGgattttcaatccacctcagcatttttaatttgctatataagttaatagaaaaacattttttttcatcaataatagtgattttatttcatcaatagtaATCGGATCCCCATCCGAGAGAGATTATACGCAGGGCAAAGCATATTGTCCGATGAATCGTCAAAAGTCTGAAACCAAGTGGGGGCGATTTTGAAACGGGGTTTATTCCCCAGGggagaataattaattcaaattccgatttaataaataaatacatatgttaTACCCAGATATAAATTTTCGCTAGGCTAATTTATACGGATATGcacattcattgtttatctagctataatgagagagagagagagggagagagagagagatatgagTTAATCAAAAATCGATTCGGTaaagaaattgttaattttttttatctgcttcTTTGATACatcgattatttttctttttgtctcaagTTTATCTTTGCCGACTAACACTGTGtgataaaaaaattctgcaaagtcggaaaataaaataacatacatcTAACAAATGTAGCATGGTTAATTATCCCCTCTTTTCCCGAATCCACTCGATACCCCAGTGTTATGTCTAAACGATCAGTGTTAAACAATCAGTTAATAACaagaaatttatgaatttttgaccCCGCTGCTTAATCACTAATCCGGCTTTTGggcgaacatgtacatgtttgtagacttttgtaaataaatataaactttataagACTGATTGTAAGTGATTATAATTCCAATCCAACCCTGCcgtaatgatttttataaatcaaaagtgaATAATCAGACTCTTTGTTTTAACAGTGTATTTCAACGATCAGTGTTTACATCTGTTAATACATAGGCCCAAACACAGATACAAGGGTGATCAGTTTTCACACCGTATCGCAGTCAGCCGGttgccagagagagagagagagagagagagagagagagagagagagagagagagagagagagagagagagagagagagagagagagagagagagagagagagaaagagagagagagaggagagagagagagagagatttcatactgttttatagtgttcaggaaatcaatatataagcaacatatgtcaataaacgcatgtatacatgcatgcgagtatctttataataatgtgaataaatactaatcagtcctccttttaaagccatgtagaatatcgttagtgcattgctaaatgttgtgtgcatacaatcatggagatggcggcatttctttgatgtcggcaaagcgacccagtgaactctaatgcggtcgtactgcaggggcgcttcggcggcatgtctttaaTGCCGGCGATGAATTAAGCAaactgctgacagaaacgagaactatatttgtactaaaaaagctgttattatttttatttatgataaaaataaaacggaaaacaataaaaaccaccattttaaagataaaatcgttaaagtagggaagaaaaaataatcggcactcggggatggaacccgggtcgccttggcacaagtccaacactctaacgactgagctacgcggactctcgcttcagaacttttgagctcaaaatctcagGAATgctttgatcgattttaaaacgaatttcgtattctgaagtgttttaggcgtctctatcgaataaaaacataaaaaaaattcaagtttaaaaaattgaaaaattaaggtttttcatttccttccggtgacgaccggaagtgacggcggacgttcggatatgcgaagggcactgcggccgttcactctctaccatctctaaaaatttgaaggttatatcttaaatactttttgagaaaaatcgtgaacaagcaaaaacgtaaaatatttaatatctcggtaccggaagtgacgactaAAAAAAgatcgtgtaattttcttacaaattttgtcatgaataagatttgaaagtttcattaaaatcggctgaagcatttttgagaaaacgtgacagaaaaaaaaaacaataaaaactagacacgatctcgttgcgagcaatgaggaggtcttccgtccgatttttagaagaggaaatgaccttgccttttatcttcatcaacgaaacatatcaggaaatgcagatgtgatctaaaagagcgatggatgaaggattatccaccctgtaggatccttaattttaaggaccagtcccattttatttcatattaaataagaggtcttttgacttaataacaggtataataacctgtaataaaaagaaaccgaagaaaaaaaagagggtcttcctttgtaaacggaagaccctaataacaataagaatagaacggtcttccgctgaagacggaagaccctaataataaaagactgtttttgtctaaatcttaattgaagagtgtttttcaacttgtactataATTAGTATAATTTGTActataattaattattattagtacagtaatctagaatggtacttagttgaaattaaaggcccaagatcaaagatcaagtaaaatcggaccagaaaaactaaatgattttatgaattggggggggggggtggtcggtgacttctagATTAAAcatagaatattaaattctaaatatcacataatacacaatttctgaacaaaatacatatattagaacaatgtataagcgctGTATAAGCCACTGTaccattgatttgaaatttaaaaatctcaaaatcttaattatgattttttctttgatatttacttttattctaatatatGTATAGCATTAACATTAGGTACATGGAGATGAATGCAACAGGTCAAAAcgtttgaaatgggcgggaacaaattgacgcGGACGTCTGATATATGAAgcgtattttcaatccacctcagcatttttgatttgctatataagttactagaaaaacattttatttcatcaataatagtgattttatttcatcaatagtaATCGGATCCCCATCCGAGAGAGATTATACGCAGGGCAAAGCATATTGTCCGATGACTCTTTAAAAGTCTGAAACCAAGTGAGGGCGATTTTGAAACGGGGTTTATTCCCAGGggagaataattaattcaaattccgagttaataaattaatacatatattatacccatataaaaatattCGCTAGGCTAATTTATACGGATATGcacattcattgtttatctagctataatgagagagagagagagagagagagagagagagagaattattgACCCCGCTGCTTAATCACTAATCCCGCTTTTGggcgaacatgtacatgtttatagacttttgtaaataaatctaAACTTTAAAAGACTGATTGTAAATGATTATAATCCCAATCCACCCTGCcgtaatgattttaataaatcaaaagtGAATAATCAGACTCTTTGTTTCAACAGTGTATATCAACGATCGGTGTTTACATCTGTTAATACATAGGCCCAAACACAGATACaagggtggtcagttttcacaccgTATCGCAGTCACCCGGTTGTcagggtgagagagagagagagagagagagagagagagagagagagagagagatttcatagtgttttatagtgttcaggaaatcaatatataagcaacatatgtcaataaacgcatgtatacatgcatgcgtgtatctatatagtTAAGTGAAtgaatactaatcagtcctccttttaaagccatgtagaatatcGTTGGTGTATTGCTAAATGCTGTGTGCATACAATCATGGAGAttgcggcatttctttgatgccggcaaagcgacccagtgaactctaatgcggtcgtactgcaggggcgcttcggcggcatgtctttgattccggcgatgcgacgagcgtctgaaTTAAGCAAAGTGCTGACAGAAACGAGaactatatttgtactaaaaaagctgttattatttttatttatgatagaaataaaacggaaaacaataaaaaccaacattttaaagataaaatcgttaaacaaaacaaagttagggaagaaaaaaataatcggcactcggggacggaacccgggtcgcctgggcacaagtccaacactctaacgactgagctacgcggactctcgcttcagaacttttgagctcaaaatctcagGAATGCttttatcgattttaaaacaaatttcatattcagaagttttcagagcgtctctatcgaatgaaaaaataaaaaaaaatcaagtttaaaaaattgaaaaattaaggtttttcatttccttccggtgacaaccggaagtgacggaggACGTTTGGATGTgggaagggcactgcggccgttcactctctgccatctctgaaaatttgaaggttctatcttaaatactttttgagaaaagtcgtgaacaagcaaaaacgtaaaatctttaatatctcggtacctgaagtgacgaccaaaaaaatctcgtgtaatttccttacaaattttgtcataaataaatctgaaagtttcatgaaaatcggctgaagcgtttttgagaaaacgtgacagaaaaaaaaattaataataataataatagaggaaaagaaacaaagcaaaaacaataaggtcttccgttggaaacggaagaccttaataatagtgaaaaagaaacaaagcaataacaataaggtcttccgttggaaacggaagaccttaataaaaaaccttacaatcactataaggtcttccgttggaaacggaagaccttaataaatttACCTTACTTGAAATGTATCTCTGTTtcgtttttttcaaaaaatatattgttgttTGTTCGTTGCATTCACAAGATCATACTTATACAAGAACACTTAAAACAAAACCGATTAGTGTCAGTGTTCATTATTGCTTATTCATTTCATAAGCAAAGATATTTAGATACATGCTGTGAAAGGGAAAGGATGTAAAAAAAAGcctatatatttttctcaaattaaaaaaaatgaaaaaaggagaaaaaaaacgGGTGGCAAATAATtgttaatagttttttttttctcaaaactgCTGTAAAAGACCTTTTTCGTTAAAGAGATATATGTAATTCTTTTATCATGAATTTTCATTATCCTGTGTGTGGTGTTAATGTCTTCTTTCTttttgtctgtttgtttgttttctttgttttgttttgtttttgtttttgttttatttactaaatGACGAATATTATATCAATTAAAGATAGACTCAGTACAAATGAAATGGTTAATCTGACATTTTCACaagatataataaattttttaaaaagtaatggtTCATATTCTAAATGGGtatatcttaaatatttaatctgATTCTTTCAGCTCAGTGAAGTGTTAAAGAGAGTAAATTTGAACATATTActaaatatagaaaatttgaaagatAAGAGGATATAAATACCGGAAGCAAGTAGTCTTACTTTACAACAGGATACGAGTCCTATAATTGTACATTAACTAATTCCCTGTTTCACATTAAGCTTATGTCAAATCGGTAAGCAAGCATAAATTTCTTACTACTATCTCATGGCTATTGGTTATTCGAACagtcattttgaaaaatttagggAGGATGGGCCACTATTTTGGACCCGGAAATGGAcggaagaagatgaaaattcAAAGGAGATAGAGAGGTAATTGTAACGATAAATTCATGTATAAAACCCGAAGGAAATTCGAATTCTAATATATATGTCATTGAAtagttttcatttatattaattatttacatttctttattTCAGAAAAGCTTTGCTCTTTATTTCTCACGGTCTTGGAGAACATGGCGGGTGTTATGATGAACTAGGAAAATTCCTGTCAAAATTGGGCATCTTAGTGTTTTCCCACGATCACAGTAAGACGTTGTGTTCAAAACTGCCTTTTGAATTGAAACTCATATACAGCGTTTTATTCTACCTTTGATTATCAAAACTGTATCTTATTTAGGTTTTAATGAATACATTGAAAATAACGCAATAACGCTAAGCAATATGaccatatatttattttctatcATCCAATATGTGCATGTAAAATGTCAATGCACATGATTGTATTTTCTCTAATCTTTTTTTACCTTCAGACAAACAGGTGACTTCTGATAAAGAGAGAGTAGTTTTTTTAGAGTAAGAAATGCAATAGAGGGGTTTGTTACGGGTTCATTGGTCAGAACTGAATTAAAGATTGCCCGTtatgtgtattttattattttaaaatattttattttgtatcttattatttaaataatttttcacaattaatttttgcacttttattTAAGATGGAATCTAAATTATTTGCAACTAAAATGTCTTTTTGATTCAAATCTTCTCTGAATATACACAACcaaaattcatattcaaatacaaatacTACACTGTTAATCAAAACATTCCTTAATTTATCTGATCGTTTATAGTACATCTGCAACTTGGTTCATGCGCCTATATTTTGGTTTTCAGTTGGTCATGGAAAAAGTTCTGGGATTCACGTTCATGTTGGAGACTTTAAAGAATATACCATGCCGATCTTTGACCACTGCgatcaaatgaagaaaaaatatcccGATTTACCGTTGTTTCTGTTTGGACATTCAATGGTATAtaaaatctatctatctatctatctatctatctatctatctatctatctatctatctatctatctatctatctatctatctatctatctatctatctatctatctatctatctatctatctatctatctatctatctatctatctatctatctatctatctatctatctatctatctatctatctatctatctatctatctatctatctatctatctatctatctatctatctatctatctatctatctatctatctatctatctatctatctatctatctatctatctatggGTGATTGTCTGTTACTTTTCGATATAAACTTGTTTTCAGGGAGGCGCCATGGCCCTTTTAGCAGGCCTGGAAAAACCAGATTATTTCACAGGCATCATAACATCCGGACCATTTGTCATTCCGTCCAGGGGCTTTCCCTCTAAATGTGAAGTAAATGTTACAagtttatattatatcattttgaaTACCGATAGTTTAATCCGAATGATAAAACATTCGGTTAACTGAATGTTAACTTAAAAGTCAGGAAATATGTCtgaataacaaaaatatgcTATTAACTTACCTTTAAGTAACCTTTCAgcaatactgtaaacgtattacatttggctgtgtattctatttagcgtttttggcggaaaacggcgcccactaaatcaag
This genomic window from Crassostrea angulata isolate pt1a10 chromosome 8, ASM2561291v2, whole genome shotgun sequence contains:
- the LOC128158544 gene encoding monoglyceride lipase-like — encoded protein: MAIGYSNSHFEKFREDGPLFWTRKWTEEDENSKEIERKALLFISHGLGEHGGCYDELGKFLSKLGILVFSHDHIGHGKSSGIHVHVGDFKEYTMPIFDHCDQMKKKYPDLPLFLFGHSMGGAMALLAGLEKPDYFTGIITSGPFVIPSRGFPSKCEMFFLKNIVAKVFPQRVLFQVDPNEVSRDPKTVERIRNDPLFHSAFKAGLGKAWIDCAAKIQENIKLVSWPFLALHGDADPISDVKFSQTLYDEASSQDKELKIYPGCLHHLVLELEEDRKQVFNDIKQWLEDRM